From the Ciconia boyciana chromosome 6, ASM3463844v1, whole genome shotgun sequence genome, the window CTTCCTTAGTAGCCACTATGATCCTAGTACATGTATGTGGAGCAAAAGAATCCAGTGCCAGCGTGAGCTGTAAGTAGGTGGTAACCGAAAATGTGCCAGCCACCCTGGGCAGAACCACCATGCTGCAGAGACGCACCATGCAATTACAGACGTTCCCAGGGAAGGGTTCATCCCAGTGTACTTACTTAGAATTAAAGCAGTGAGCAGCTGTGACAACCCATTCTTTGGCAAGAATTGCTCCTCCACAGATATGCTCATCTGAAATTTGTACACTGACCTGCCAAGGCCATGAGTATGGTACAGCTTCTTCACCTCCAATTATCCTACTGAAGATGAACCTGGGCTGATTTGAAGGCATTCCACAAATATcatctgaaacagaaagcactGATGTCTCAAGAAGTCTTCAGAGGTTAAGATTTGGAGAAGCAAAGGACAGTTCGTTTAAGAGCTACCCCTCAGCTTCTCAagcttctcccctccccttgtTTGCTAAATCTTCCAACTTCCCTCATTACAAAGGATCCAAATGTTTAGAGGTAGCATAAGAAGATGATCTTAGCAAAAACAGAGCTTCACCATGATGAAAGCAACTGCTTACCTTCAAAAGTTTTAGCCTCAAACCTACAATGAATATGGACTCATCCCATTCTCCATAAATGACtggagggaaaaagggaagtTCTAAAATGCTGGTTATTATTTTCAACTACCCTGTACtctttgcaattattttcaCCAAAGCAAGTAGGTGTAAACTGACATACAAGCTGAAATAATGTCATTGCATTGCTGTAAATACCTTAACAAGatgaaggaaacaagaaaaaataggTTCTGCTATTCTAAAGCCAAAGCATAGAAGTGTTACtattcatctttttatttcctcaaaatatCTTAATGAAAAATTCTGGGACCGCTGCATCCAttaaatatttggagaaaaCACCATTTAAATTCTAGTCCAAAAAAGGTACTCCCTATTCCCACGAAGAAAATATAACTCAGGTTGGCTTACCTGTTGtaacctgtattttttcttcagtcataACCATATCTTCAAATTCTTCTTCACTAGTTGAATCCAAAGTATCTAAATCTAGCAAATGAAAATAGCAAATGTGTTAGCAGGCTGTCTTGAGTGATATCTTTATTACAAAatcacttttatttccttgattATAATTTTTGTACAAGGAATAGATTTCTACAGTAGGGATCTGTGCTATTACATCTTCACATGGTAGTAAAGTGCCATTTAAGATGCACCAAAATACtcttacacaaaataaaactctcAGGTTTTGGGTAGATTCATTGTTTCTCTTCACCCACTCAACAGGCCCTTTGTTTAATGCCTCAATAGGTTCACAATACAGTCTTTTCACTGAAACAATTTGTTAGATGAGAATCTCCTAGAATCTCCTAATTCTGAATAGCCAGATTCACTGAAGAGCCCTTTGTGCTGCCCCAAAGAGGCAGTTTCCCAAGTTACTTCTATTACCTGTTACATGAACAAAAGAGATTGTAGCTCTGAATCCTCCAAAGGTCTCTGTTTCGTCAGAGTGAAAGACAACCAGCATCATAGCAGAGGAGCTTAGAACAGGTGCTGGTAGGGCAAATCCACAAGACTTAGCTAAAGATGAGAAAGCAAAGGTTCACTGCAGATTGACATGTACTTTTTCATCCTTATCTCTTTCAACAGTGAGTACCCAATATTCTGTGTATTCCAGCTCTCACACAGGAGGGTAAAAAATAACTATGCACAACAGAGGAGTAGAGATAAGCAGACTGAGGCTGAAGGACTGTTCTATTATTCCTGACAGTCTGTTCTTGTTCAGTAATTATCTCATAAGAACAAAGAGACTCTTGCTTTATTTCACAAGAGTGTATTGCAGCACTCATGCTCATAGGTTGCCATTGCATATAGAATACAGTGGAAACATGATTTCCCCTTGTTAGTGTTTCAGCACTAGCATCTGCTAGTGCTAATCTAAGCACCAGCCTCAAGCAAGTGCTGAAATCAGTTGATTGGGACAGGTCTTCCTCTCATTCAATGTAAGCCAGGGGAATCTCCAGCAAGGTGGTAAGAATTACATGAATGCTCATCTGGAGTGAAGAACAACCGGACTCTGAAAAGGAGACCTCTTGGGTGCTTTCTGTGTGCGATCATtactataaaaacaaattattgtgTTATGcccttttcttcatttacatgaattcagaactgcatttcaaatagaatttaaatacacaaaactGTTCTGTTCAAAGTGTTTTTGCCTCTAAGTGGAACAGAAGCAGTAATACCTGCAAGTATTTTTCACGGCACTGAAACTAGTTCCTATAACATCACCTGAGACTCTAGAGGTGAACTTGATTTTAGACAGTAAAACAGGGCTAGTGAAAGTCATAAAAGAAATAGGTCATCCCCAAAATATGTCAAAAACCAAAAGTCAAACcgatttcctcctcttttcccacaTCTTCATACACAGTCACGGCATCATAAGAGCAATCTTCACTCTCTTCTACTTCAAAAGACTGGTATgtaagctttaaataaaaaatgaaaaagtgaacCTTGTTaaattcacacagaaaaaattcaaagatCTATAATAAGGTCTTCAGTATTCTCAATGATTCCTTTAGAGTTTGGTCTCTGTGACATTCAGACCTCTCACAGGTGATACATAGCATATTACATTTGCCAGAAGAATCTATTATGATAAAATTTAAACCAGGAAATCCTATTTTACTATAACCTAAAGGAGAAATCAAAACCTGTCCGGCTTTTGGGATGGAAAGTTATTTCTCTTAACTGCATCCAGCAGCACTATTCAAGCTTATGTTGCTTGGCCTTGCTTGTCCTTAGCTGCATAGTTTCTTGTTAACTCAATGGTGCCCACTTCTATTCTGTAGACACAAGAAGGGCTCATATTATACCTTGATTACATGGTCCTCTGGCGCACAAATAATCCATTGACAGTCTGCCATGTTGCTGTAGCGCTCTGGATAGTGCATACTTTGTAACACTCCTTCTTCAAAAAGGACAGCTAAGGACTCACAGCCAGAATCTGGAaatccaggaaaacaaaaatggaggCACCGTGATTCCTATTAAatcattcacaaaaaaaaatttaaatccagaaaaactcTTGTGGTGCTTTCACACAGCTGAGAAAGAGAACAGGACAAGAGCAGCAAGCCAAATCCTTCTGTCTGAAAaggatgcaaagaaaatttttagTCTGTTCCCAGGCAGAAGAGCAATTCAACTCATGACTATAGCGTTCCCCTTTGGCTACAGGCAGTGCACTGCAGGCACAGGTACCTGTGTGGGCTGATAGAAGAGCAGGACACGGGGATGTCAGAAGAACATTTGCCAACTTTCTTTGGAGAGGAAAGTGGAGACATAAAAGACAAGCAGAGGACATGTCTTCCTGATGGGCTATGCAGTGGCAAGGCCCCTCAGAGAGGATTCCTCCCTACATTCCGCCCTTACACTctgcaacagaaagaaactagctggaaaagctgcagaaagaggaaCAACAGGTGTCTGTCTGTAACTGGATTGTTCAGACTCACCAGGTGGCCCTCGGGCCTGCTCCCTAGTGATGGTGAACTGCTCTGCacagcaaaactaaaataaattcttcacaACATATATCTTAGCATTAGCTGCCTCCCTCAGGGCCCCTCCATGAAAGCATGCTTGGGACTAGCAAAGCAGCTTTCATCTGGAAATTCTGCTTAGTTGACTAATCTTATTAATTGAGTTTTCAAACATTCtggaagcagggaaggaaatgagATCTTGTATAAAGTGGATGGAGAAGAGGCAAAGTTAAAGGAGGGCTTCTCTCAACAGCATCTATCCCATCTCTTTCTGGCATCCCAGTTTCTCCACAATGTCACAGGGCAGCCTAACCACGCTTACCTTGTTCATACAATCATCCATATAGAAATATCATAGGAGCTtcctctgatttattttctcctgaacatttttttcaggtcaTCACCGAAGAGTGCAGACAGGTATATCACTAGACTTAGACTTACCAGGAAGAATATCTGGTGTAAGAGCTTTGTACGTCATGGAAAAACCAGTTCCATAATCCTTGCTGTCAGAAACAAATTTCAGCCTTAGACTATGGGAGCCAATCAAAATAGGTAGTGGAAGATCTCCTCCACAGAATTTCCCTGAAATATAATATTAGAGAATAATAACTGTTTCAAGTCTTTAGTCACTTGAGAAAAGTTGCATGTACCATTTTTAGTACTTAGCTATAAAAATTTTATGATGAAAAGGAAATTGCCTATTCGTTCCTCTACATTCCCTATTAATCCATTAGACCAAATAGATGCACAcgattaaaaattgaaaatccTTGACACCAGAAAGGCGTATGCTGACACAGTTCCCTACCAGgcattttccattcttttctcctcccacactctttgtcttttattttagatCATATGTCACAATGTATTCATCATGAAAACGTAAGTAAAACAGAATCAACCGCAATGTCCTCATTGGGTGTACTTGCTGTTAGAATGAAAGAGTACACTGACAgattatttcaaagaataagGGGATGGCAACTCACCAACAAGTCTGTTGTCTTTTGAATAGACTGATAAAGAATCATAGTCACAAAATGTTTCTGGCTCTATATCAAAGTGGGAAAAACGAAGCAATATATAATTCCCTTCTGGTACAAACAGAGTCCATACACACAATCTGGAACAACAAGTTAGTTCCCATTCACAAAACTGCAACAAAAAACCAACTACACCGGTATGGGGAATAGTTTCTGGGGAAAAACTGTGTTTTGTCTACTTACTGGTCGTTTTGGTAGAACTGTTTGGGACTTCCAGGAAAATGTAATTCTCCTTCACTGTCAGGGAGTTTGCCATCCTGAATGCTACAAAATGCTGCATTGTagagttaaaacaaaatagaaggAATCAGGTTTGAGACATATGCAATTATCTGTTCCACCAAAAAGCTCAAACATCTAGAGAATATTGTGAGACTCAAGATTTCTCAGCTGTACCTTGTTTCTGCTGGCAGACTGATGCTGGGTattctgtcttctctctttTATTTGGAATTATGGTAAATCGGttttaaaacacataatttGGGAGCAAAAATGAAGCACTCCCAACGCGCTATcatattttattgtaaaaatggCAGTGCTTGCTTTTTACCTTAAAGAAACTATTTGTTAAATGAGGatttcagtataaatatttCTCAGGGAGGAAAAATGCATCCCTCAGGACATAAGAAAAGCGTTCATTGCAGCCCATTTGTAATAACATCCTTAGCTATGTTACAGCAGGAGACTTTTGCAACAGTACAATATGGTAttaaagacactttaatagAAGCAGCAGAAGCTTTCCTCTCCAGATAAGTGTCTCTAGAAACACAATTACTTAGAAAAATTATCTCctcttgcctttctttctccttgcaaGATAACCCAGTAAGACATTTATCAACAACTACgtataagaaaacaaatttaaggaATCATGTACTTATAAGATTATCTTACCTGAAGTGTCCTAGGAAGACCAGTAAAAATTCTCAAAAAGACACAAACCTAATACCCAATTCTCACTGGCCACAGCAAGTCTATACAAAATGACCGTGTGCTCAAGCTCATTTATCATCTAAGAAATCTCACTCTAGattactaaaattaaaatttcaagaTCTAGTTCACAAGAGTTGTTTCTAGTATCTTTATGTGAACTTGTACGTAGATGAACAGAGTGTCCAACAAGAACATAAACATGGCAGAATCAAAGTAAGACTTCAACTTTAAAACATGTTGCATTTGGGGTTCGGTTTCGTGGGGagttttttttgcattttattcataGAAATAGACACCAGACAAGTCGCTAGATTCATCATAGACTGAGCAAAAGTACTACTAATTTACCTCATACTTTCTATTTAGAatctatatttttatacagaatCAACCTCACTAACTAGATTTCGTGCATTGCTTGAGGTTCTGTTCTAcatttttcccattaattttatttgcatttcaataaAACTATGGCTTTATATTTGTAGCTGTCTTAAggaaaattcctttttgaaGTCACCAGTACATAAGTGCAACTCTAcataagtaatttctttttacagaaccaggaggaaaaaagtgtataTTTAAAGTATACATTTAAAAGTGCTTTGATGAGTCAAGCTTCTTCACGTTTCTTCCTTCATAGATTATATATCAGACTATTTTGGGGGTCTTTTTATGCTCTAACACAGAtagaagatactgaaaaaataccGTACTCACCTGTggagcttttcattttcagatctAATAAAGGAGGGGTAGGGAAGGGGgtgaaaaagaacaataaattaCTGTAGTTTCATATTCACAATGTaggctttatttttatccatGTGAAATGGTAATTTTATACAGCTAGCACTGAGGCAAACTCAAAGGCTTCTTGGGGACATAGTGCCTACAATAAACTAGGCttagaattaaaacaaaattacaagtTCAGGCAATGCTGACTTTGGAATAAACAATTCTGGAGTAGCCACTTCTAGAATTAATCGTACATTGATAGGCCACTGCTCAGTCTGAGCAGCACAGTACGCTCTTTCTACGTCCTTGTTGAGTGAATACTATACATTTTAGGTAAGGGTAGCAGAATCCAACTGCTAGCATCACATCAGGGACACAGAGACATTAAGCCTGACAGCAATAACAGTGAAGATCTTTTGGACCAGTGTGACAGTATAAAAGAGCGAGCAAGCAAAACCTAGTGCAATGCACTTGAGAATTGTGTTTTCACTTTACCTACCAAATCGCTTTTTCTGTTCATTGGAGCcaacacattttaattactaCAATGGCTaatcatattattttttcctgataataAAATGGGCCAACtagtaaatttttaataaaaagaccctgtctctcttccctttcttttttctaaattgaaaaacaaaatatttttcagaagctaaacccttttcatttttcctctgacagTATGAGGGTTTCTTTTTGCAATCACCAGTTGAAGCTGGTTTCTAATGGGAAAGTtgtgggttcccccccccccatttttttttctgataattgACTAGCAAAACCTCTTAAACACCCCTCCTCAGTTTTTCAGTTCTCTGCGTAAATTTTAACACAATCATCTCCAAtaccttttaatgaaaatagtccaaactggaagaaaatattaatttagtttCTTAATGCTCTGAGTGAAGTTCACCCCTGGACAGACTGTCATTTATATCTCCAGCTCCATGACTTCGGAAGTGATGGATAATTTTCATGCTGTTCCCCTGCACAGAGGGCATATGTAGCCTTTTGGGCAGAGTAAGCAAAAACACTTCCGAGAGCATGACTTTTCCCCATGTAGGCAAATGCCTGATCCAACATGCTTTAGCTGAGAAAAATGACGAGGGACTTCAAAGAGGTGTGTATTGAATTTCAGACACTTTCAACTGGTGAATTTCcacttaaaaaccaaaataccaGGCTAACTGGATAAAAGGACCATTCTTGAAgttaaaatacacacacacacacatagtcCAAGCAGGAGGCGAAGTGTAAGAGAAGCAAACATTTACAATGCTCTCAATTTGGTTTTGGCAACTTCCAATCAGTACCACATACTGAAAGGCATTGTGAAATGCTATAGTGCTTTGccaggaaaaataaggaaaatataagTGCTGTATctggaaaaagataaaatgaaatgaaatattattatgAGACAGAGGAGTTGTCAAAAGCGAGGGACACATTACTGTGGAGACTTAATACCAGCACTCATGTTCTCTTGAATCCAGGAGAGCACTGCACTGAGGTCTGTGAATATTCCCGGAGATCCTCTGTTGTaatgtttcttcttctcatTACTTATCCAGCCACGAGCACATCCCATCCCCCAGGAGATCACACCAGCGAGAGTCCAGGCACCATGCTTACGTCGGCACAAAAGAGGGCCTCCTGAGTCTCCCTGtgaaaatacaaggaaaagcCCACAACCCACAGCTTACAAAAGTGCGTGCGTACCACTGAGAGACTTAAAGAGTTGAGTTCCCTTTAGTGCCACACTAACAAACCTGCAACATAGggaatagtaatttttaaaagctgtgaagaaagacacttgcttttttattgtGTTTAGTCAGGATTGTCAAGAGGGGGAGAGATAAAACTAATTCCGTCATGGGTGCACATCTGTTGTGTTTCAGCATGTACAAAGGAGcaaggagctttttttttttttacccctgtGACAAGGAACAATCACTCAACCTTCATCtcacttcctttccttcctgcaatTCAAGGCAATACTTTCTACTTTCCTCTTTAGGATCTTAGCAACGTTAACTACTTAATTTATGAAGTGTTCTGAAGTTAGAAAGCCCCAAGCATTATTGCACTGGGATATACTGCAAAATATGCTCTTAGGAACCTGTCATACAACTCATacaataattaaaatagaatCGTGTAATTAAGTGCATTGCCCCATACAGAACCTTTGAAAGGATTCACCCATCAGAATAAATACACTCCAAATATCGCATTTTAGAGTGTATTTATTCACTTAGGCACACGGAGCCTTGAGCTTCTGAGAAACACTTGTAAGTACACAAGGCCCTCTGCTCAGCTGACCTGGCAGGCATCTTTTCCTCCATCTGGAAATCCAGCACACATTATAGTATCGCCTTGGATGGGTTTCTTTAAAGTTGATAATGCTCTTGAACACTCCCTACTGTTTAGGATTGGCAGATTGACCTCATATAAGACCTGAGGGAGTAGTccatctgaaatacaaaaaaaattgttcataaGAAATGCTGAAAGGTGAACTGGTGAACTTAATGTCACTGctaatacacacacacacaaaaagaagagTTGTAAACTTGCTCCAAGCCATTTTATGGTTCCATAAACATCCAGGTTTGTGTACATAAGCAGTTTTACTTgaataaatttcaaaatgtttcaaaatcgAAATACAGGTCTATATATCATAGTGATCCATTTTTAGTTAATTCACTGGTAGGCATAGGAGCTAGCAAAGATCCCATTTTGAGATTACAATTCTTACGACCAGTTGATGgttttttctgctctgcctaTGACCTATGCAATCAAGCTCTTAGCTTCAGAAATAAGATACTGAGAAACCGGAATGTCAAAGAGCAATTCCAGTGGCTTACTCTCATTTAAACGGCCCCAGCCACAAGCAGTGCAGATATATCCTGCTTCAAACTTTTCACCCGGATCAGGAAGACATGCTGGCAAAACTGATGAACCTGCCACACATGGACATGAATTTTATTGATCAGTATTTGaaagagcaacaacaaaaagcttcctttcttagttagttttttttttaaactaaaaagtattgttatttttgtggcatctgaaaaattaatctggCATTTGACTATTTATCTGTGCCTCCACTTTGTAGGGTTttggaatggaaaaagaaagccagGAGCACCACAAACTTCAGCCCAGGCCTTGCCATTCAGCTTAAACTTAGCTGCTATCATGATCCAAACTTCCATTAGAAAAAGTAGTCGCTCACCTTTGTGGGGGCAAACAAAGAGCAACCTAGTGACATGAGCTGGAGCCTTTGGAAGAGCAAAGTGTATGCACCGCAATATTATGTAAAACTGACGTGAAGTAGCCTTTCAGAAAACCTGACCGTAAGGCAAAGTTAGCGTACAGCTGAGAAATGGCTGGCTCACAGGCCAGGACGCAGGGATGAACAGCtgtcctcccctctcctcccctcccctcccctcccgtcCCAGCCCCAGATGGAGCCTTCTGCCACCGCTAAAGATAATGCCATGCTCCTTTCTGCAGTCTGCCGGAAGGGAAAAGAGGGCAACTAGCAGAGGGGGTGTGAGTAAGGTACAGACAGTACTGCGGCACGCtctgagctctgctctgcctttgaCTGGCTTCACTGTTCACCAGAGGCAGAAATCTCCACCTACAACCttagataaaaaataaagacaccTATTTGGTCAAATTTTCGTCTCCTGCATACAAAGAACAATACCTTTTTATTCAAGGGACTATTAAGTCTGAAGAAGACCATTTAATTCAACTGATACATTTTCTGACTTACGTCTGGTATTTTAAACACTTCAGTTGCAAAATACTCTGGAGATTTTTAGTGGTATAGTCTGGCAGCTGGGAAATGGGTTTAAACTGAGTTTCGAGACTTTTTACAGCATGCGGGAGAAACAAAGGCCTTACCTTCCCCACTGAAAAAGATCACAGATAACTATGGCCTTACTGAAGTTGAAGGCTCCATCCAGCTTCAGAAGGGCAATGTCATAGTTCATCGGCCTTCTGGGGTCAAAGTTTGGATGCTTAATGACGTATTTAACAGGGAGCGTCTGCTCGCCATTCTCCCTGATCCTCAAATCATGCTCTCCTGCAGTGACATTCAAGTACTGGAGTAGGTTCCTGTAGAATAGAAGAATAAAAGTTCAGCTACAGaatcttcaaa encodes:
- the OVCH2 gene encoding ovochymase-2, translated to MRIAPSKLQLLLTGIVCITEFRAVPSTLQKDPKCGQKVQEAKPWSYLNLFTRIVGGNQVKQGSHPWQVSLKRRQKHFCGGTIVSAQWVVTAAHCILDRNLLQYLNVTAGEHDLRIRENGEQTLPVKYVIKHPNFDPRRPMNYDIALLKLDGAFNFSSSVLPACLPDPGEKFEAGYICTACGWGRLNENGLLPQVLYEVNLPILNSRECSRALSTLKKPIQGDTIMCAGFPDGGKDACQGDSGGPLLCRRKHGAWTLAGVISWGMGCARGWISNEKKKHYNRGSPGIFTDLSAVLSWIQENMSADLKMKSSTAFCSIQDGKLPDSEGELHFPGSPKQFYQNDQLCVWTLFVPEGNYILLRFSHFDIEPETFCDYDSLSVYSKDNRLVGKFCGGDLPLPILIGSHSLRLKFVSDSKDYGTGFSMTYKALTPDILPDSGCESLAVLFEEGVLQSMHYPERYSNMADCQWIICAPEDHVIKLTYQSFEVEESEDCSYDAVTVYEDVGKEEEIAKSCGFALPAPVLSSSAMMLVVFHSDETETFGGFRATISFVHVTDLDTLDSTSEEEFEDMVMTEEKIQVTTDDICGMPSNQPRFIFSRIIGGEEAVPYSWPWQVSVQISDEHICGGAILAKEWVVTAAHCFNSKELYRDLWMVVTGLHDLREQEYRQKSSVKQYIIHPSFNKTTMDSDIALLQLAEPLEFNHYVRPVCLPAKEEAVQPSRVCVVTGWGAHEEDREKGKKLHQLEVPILVLDTCQSYYINLPSKVTQRMICAGFPLEEGKDSCTGDSGGPLVCPSEDNLGFYTLHGITSWGLGCGKKSYPGVYTNVGVFVDWIKQSVNSSDLPIFML